Proteins from one Bos indicus x Bos taurus breed Angus x Brahman F1 hybrid chromosome 19, Bos_hybrid_MaternalHap_v2.0, whole genome shotgun sequence genomic window:
- the SGSH gene encoding N-sulphoglucosamine sulphohydrolase isoform X4, with protein sequence MRSSGQGCWVLLISVGLCCVHRARPRNVLLILADDGGFESGAYNNSAISTPHLDALARRSLVFRNAFTSVSSCSPSRASLLTGLPQHQNGMYGLHQDVHHFNSFDRVQSLPLLLGRAGIHTGIIGKKHVGPEMVYPFDFAYTEENGSVLQVGRNITRIKLLVRKFLQTRGDRPFFLYVAFHDPHRCGHSQPQYGAFCEKFGNGESGMGRIPDWTPQTYNPKDVQVPYFVPDTPAARADLAAQYTTIGRMDQGIGLVLQELRGAGVLNDTLVIFTSDNGIPFPSGRTNLYWPGTAEPMLVSSPEHPKRWGQVSEAYVSLLGIIAWRVMQQRWVDHSSFPLLVI encoded by the exons ATGCGAAGCTCTGGGCAGGGCTGCTGGGTGCTGCTGATCTCCGTGGGTCTCTGTTGTGTGCACCGGGCGCGCCCCCGGAACGTGCTGCTGATCCTCG CGGACGACGGAGGCTTTGAGAGTGGCGCCTACAACAACAGCGCCATCTCTACCCCTCACCTGGACGCCTTGGCCCGCCGGAGTCTTGTCTTCCGCAATGCCTTCACCTCTGTCAGCAGCTGCTCACCCAGCCGTGCCAGCCTCCTCACTGGCCTGCCCCAG CATCAGAATGGAATGTACGGCCTGCACCAGGATGTCCACCACTTCAACTCCTTCGACCGGGTGCAGAGCCTGCCACTGCTGCTGGGCCGAGCTGGCATTCACACAG GCATCATTGGGAAGAAGCACGTGGGGCCGGAGATGGTGTATCCATTTGACTTTGCATACACGGAGGAGAATGGCTCTGTCCTCCAGGTCGGGCGGAACATCACTAGAATTAAACTGCTGGTCCGGAAATTCCTGCAGACGCGGGGTGACAG GCCTTTTTTCCTCTACGTTGCCTTCCATGACCCCCACCGCTGCGGGCACTCCCAGCCACAGTATGGGGCATTCTGTGAGAAGTTTGGCAATGGGGAGAGTGGCATGGGGCGGATTCCAGACTGGACCCCCCAGACCTACAACCCGAAGGATGTGCAG GTGCCTTACTTCGTCCCTGACACCCCAGCCGCCCGAGCTGACCTGGCCGCTCAGTACACCACCATTGGCCGGATGGACCAAG GGATTGGACTCGTGCTCCAGGAGCTGCGTGGAGCAGGTGTCCTGAATGACACCCTGGTCATCTTCACGTCCGACAATGGGATCCCCTTCCCCAGTGGCAGGACCAACCTGTACTGGCCAGGCACTGCAGAGCCCATGCTGGTATCGTCTCCAGAGCATCCAAAACGCTGGGGCCAGGTCAGTGAGGCCTACGTGAGCCTCTTAG
- the SGSH gene encoding N-sulphoglucosamine sulphohydrolase isoform X6 produces the protein MRSSGQGCWVLLISVGLCCVHRARPRNVLLILADDGGFESGAYNNSAISTPHLDALARRSLVFRNAFTSVSSCSPSRASLLTGLPQHQNGMYGLHQDVHHFNSFDRVQSLPLLLGRAGIHTGIIGKKHVGPEMVYPFDFAYTEENGSVLQVGRNITRIKLLVRKFLQTRGDRPFFLYVAFHDPHRCGHSQPQYGAFCEKFGNGESGMGRIPDWTPQTYNPKDVQVPYFVPDTPAARADLAAQYTTIGRMDQGIGLVLQELRGAGVLNDTLVIFTSDNGIPFPSGRTNLYWPGTAEPMLVSSPEHPKRWGQVSEAYVSLLGGWT, from the exons ATGCGAAGCTCTGGGCAGGGCTGCTGGGTGCTGCTGATCTCCGTGGGTCTCTGTTGTGTGCACCGGGCGCGCCCCCGGAACGTGCTGCTGATCCTCG CGGACGACGGAGGCTTTGAGAGTGGCGCCTACAACAACAGCGCCATCTCTACCCCTCACCTGGACGCCTTGGCCCGCCGGAGTCTTGTCTTCCGCAATGCCTTCACCTCTGTCAGCAGCTGCTCACCCAGCCGTGCCAGCCTCCTCACTGGCCTGCCCCAG CATCAGAATGGAATGTACGGCCTGCACCAGGATGTCCACCACTTCAACTCCTTCGACCGGGTGCAGAGCCTGCCACTGCTGCTGGGCCGAGCTGGCATTCACACAG GCATCATTGGGAAGAAGCACGTGGGGCCGGAGATGGTGTATCCATTTGACTTTGCATACACGGAGGAGAATGGCTCTGTCCTCCAGGTCGGGCGGAACATCACTAGAATTAAACTGCTGGTCCGGAAATTCCTGCAGACGCGGGGTGACAG GCCTTTTTTCCTCTACGTTGCCTTCCATGACCCCCACCGCTGCGGGCACTCCCAGCCACAGTATGGGGCATTCTGTGAGAAGTTTGGCAATGGGGAGAGTGGCATGGGGCGGATTCCAGACTGGACCCCCCAGACCTACAACCCGAAGGATGTGCAG GTGCCTTACTTCGTCCCTGACACCCCAGCCGCCCGAGCTGACCTGGCCGCTCAGTACACCACCATTGGCCGGATGGACCAAG GGATTGGACTCGTGCTCCAGGAGCTGCGTGGAGCAGGTGTCCTGAATGACACCCTGGTCATCTTCACGTCCGACAATGGGATCCCCTTCCCCAGTGGCAGGACCAACCTGTACTGGCCAGGCACTGCAGAGCCCATGCTGGTATCGTCTCCAGAGCATCCAAAACGCTGGGGCCAGGTCAGTGAGGCCTACGTGAGCCTCTTAG
- the SGSH gene encoding N-sulphoglucosamine sulphohydrolase isoform X5 translates to MRSSGQGCWVLLISVGLCCVHRARPRNVLLILADDGGFESGAYNNSAISTPHLDALARRSLVFRNAFTSVSSCSPSRASLLTGLPQHQNGMYGLHQDVHHFNSFDRVQSLPLLLGRAGIHTGIIGKKHVGPEMVYPFDFAYTEENGSVLQVGRNITRIKLLVRKFLQTRGDRPFFLYVAFHDPHRCGHSQPQYGAFCEKFGNGESGMGRIPDWTPQTYNPKDVQVPYFVPDTPAARADLAAQYTTIGRMDQGIGLVLQELRGAGVLNDTLVIFTSDNGIPFPSGRTNLYWPGTAEPMLVSSPEHPKRWGQVSEAYVSLLGPAESHHSWPAHGLV, encoded by the exons ATGCGAAGCTCTGGGCAGGGCTGCTGGGTGCTGCTGATCTCCGTGGGTCTCTGTTGTGTGCACCGGGCGCGCCCCCGGAACGTGCTGCTGATCCTCG CGGACGACGGAGGCTTTGAGAGTGGCGCCTACAACAACAGCGCCATCTCTACCCCTCACCTGGACGCCTTGGCCCGCCGGAGTCTTGTCTTCCGCAATGCCTTCACCTCTGTCAGCAGCTGCTCACCCAGCCGTGCCAGCCTCCTCACTGGCCTGCCCCAG CATCAGAATGGAATGTACGGCCTGCACCAGGATGTCCACCACTTCAACTCCTTCGACCGGGTGCAGAGCCTGCCACTGCTGCTGGGCCGAGCTGGCATTCACACAG GCATCATTGGGAAGAAGCACGTGGGGCCGGAGATGGTGTATCCATTTGACTTTGCATACACGGAGGAGAATGGCTCTGTCCTCCAGGTCGGGCGGAACATCACTAGAATTAAACTGCTGGTCCGGAAATTCCTGCAGACGCGGGGTGACAG GCCTTTTTTCCTCTACGTTGCCTTCCATGACCCCCACCGCTGCGGGCACTCCCAGCCACAGTATGGGGCATTCTGTGAGAAGTTTGGCAATGGGGAGAGTGGCATGGGGCGGATTCCAGACTGGACCCCCCAGACCTACAACCCGAAGGATGTGCAG GTGCCTTACTTCGTCCCTGACACCCCAGCCGCCCGAGCTGACCTGGCCGCTCAGTACACCACCATTGGCCGGATGGACCAAG GGATTGGACTCGTGCTCCAGGAGCTGCGTGGAGCAGGTGTCCTGAATGACACCCTGGTCATCTTCACGTCCGACAATGGGATCCCCTTCCCCAGTGGCAGGACCAACCTGTACTGGCCAGGCACTGCAGAGCCCATGCTGGTATCGTCTCCAGAGCATCCAAAACGCTGGGGCCAGGTCAGTGAGGCCTACGTGAGCCTCTTAG
- the SGSH gene encoding N-sulphoglucosamine sulphohydrolase isoform X3 has product MRSSGQGCWVLLISVGLCCVHRARPRNVLLILADDGGFESGAYNNSAISTPHLDALARRSLVFRNAFTSVSSCSPSRASLLTGLPQHQNGMYGLHQDVHHFNSFDRVQSLPLLLGRAGIHTGIIGKKHVGPEMVYPFDFAYTEENGSVLQVGRNITRIKLLVRKFLQTRGDRPFFLYVAFHDPHRCGHSQPQYGAFCEKFGNGESGMGRIPDWTPQTYNPKDVQVPYFVPDTPAARADLAAQYTTIGRMDQGIGLVLQELRGAGVLNDTLVIFTSDNGIPFPSGRTNLYWPGTAEPMLVSSPEHPKRWGQVSEAYVSLLVRKGWSPPFCSCKNEAQRCKRRSPRSHSL; this is encoded by the exons ATGCGAAGCTCTGGGCAGGGCTGCTGGGTGCTGCTGATCTCCGTGGGTCTCTGTTGTGTGCACCGGGCGCGCCCCCGGAACGTGCTGCTGATCCTCG CGGACGACGGAGGCTTTGAGAGTGGCGCCTACAACAACAGCGCCATCTCTACCCCTCACCTGGACGCCTTGGCCCGCCGGAGTCTTGTCTTCCGCAATGCCTTCACCTCTGTCAGCAGCTGCTCACCCAGCCGTGCCAGCCTCCTCACTGGCCTGCCCCAG CATCAGAATGGAATGTACGGCCTGCACCAGGATGTCCACCACTTCAACTCCTTCGACCGGGTGCAGAGCCTGCCACTGCTGCTGGGCCGAGCTGGCATTCACACAG GCATCATTGGGAAGAAGCACGTGGGGCCGGAGATGGTGTATCCATTTGACTTTGCATACACGGAGGAGAATGGCTCTGTCCTCCAGGTCGGGCGGAACATCACTAGAATTAAACTGCTGGTCCGGAAATTCCTGCAGACGCGGGGTGACAG GCCTTTTTTCCTCTACGTTGCCTTCCATGACCCCCACCGCTGCGGGCACTCCCAGCCACAGTATGGGGCATTCTGTGAGAAGTTTGGCAATGGGGAGAGTGGCATGGGGCGGATTCCAGACTGGACCCCCCAGACCTACAACCCGAAGGATGTGCAG GTGCCTTACTTCGTCCCTGACACCCCAGCCGCCCGAGCTGACCTGGCCGCTCAGTACACCACCATTGGCCGGATGGACCAAG GGATTGGACTCGTGCTCCAGGAGCTGCGTGGAGCAGGTGTCCTGAATGACACCCTGGTCATCTTCACGTCCGACAATGGGATCCCCTTCCCCAGTGGCAGGACCAACCTGTACTGGCCAGGCACTGCAGAGCCCATGCTGGTATCGTCTCCAGAGCATCCAAAACGCTGGGGCCAGGTCAGTGAGGCCTACGTGAGCCTCTTAG